Genomic window (Verrucomicrobiaceae bacterium):
CACGGGCGATTCGCGTCTGCAGGTAGGTGGGCGCTTTGTGCTGGTGGAGGGGCTGCATTTTCAGAATCCGACCAGCGAGGAGGCTATCGAGCTACGAATCGACTCCGACGAGGTGGCGCAGGAGTGCCGCATCACGCAGTGCGCTGTCGTTTCTACCCAACCGAGCGCGGAGAATGGCAAAAAGACTCATTTCATCTCACTCTATGGCCGTGAGCACCGTGTGGATCACTGCCGCTTTGCGGGAAAAACGAGCGAAGGGCCCATGATGGTCGTTTGGCTGAGTGAGGAGCATCAGGAGTGGGGCCGCCACCGCATCGACCACAATCATTTTGGCCCACGCGAGCCCCTGGGACGCAATGGCGGCGAAACGATCCGCCTGGGTGATAGCAAAACAAGCCTCCTCAATGCGGAATGCCTGGTGGAGCACAATCTTTTCGAGAAATGCGATGGAGAGGCCGAATGCATCTCCAACAAGTCCTGCGGCAACACCTACCGTCGCAATACATTCCTCGAAGTCTCTGGCACTCTGACTCTACGGCACGGGAATCGCTGTCTGGTGGAGAAGAATGCCTTTCTCGGCAATGAGGCAAAGGGCACCGGCGGCGTGCGCATCATCGGTGAGGGCCATGTGGTGCGGGGGAACTACTTTGAGAAACTGACGGGCGACCGCGAGCGCTCACCACTCTGCCTCATGGCTGGCATCCCCGACACGCCACTTAATGGCTACGCTCAGGTGAAAGATGCCCGTATCGACGATAACCTCTTCATCGGCTGCGAGCACTCCGTGGCCTTCAGCTACGCAGGGCATAAAAACGCCACTTTGAAGCCACTCAACACGCAGGTGAGTGGGAACTACTTCACCACGGCCAAGCCGGATGATCTGGATGAGCACCCCTACATGTACTGGGAGCAAAAAGACCTGAAAAAGCCCGCCTGGGTCGATCAGCGTGAGCCCGCAGGCCCTACATGGAAGTAAGATGCCATTGCGCTGAATGTCCGCCCGTGCTCCAAGCGTTTCGACCCTATGCCGATGACCTCCATCTTCACTGAATGCCTCTCTGAGCCCATCGGGCAGCGTGCGCTACTCGCATGCCTCATGATCGGCTTCGCGAACGGCTTTGTGAGTGCCTTTGTGGTGCTGCAAAAGTCTGCGCTGAAGGTAGGCACGCTCTCCCATGCGCTGCTGCCAGGCATCGCACTGGCCGTGCTGCTGGCGGGTGGGCTCACGGCATGGAGTGCGCTGGCGGGGGCTGTCTTTGCGGCGCTGCTCGTCGGTCTGGGATCGCTCTTTCTCTCACGCACCTCTCGGCTCGATCATGATACCGCGATGGGCGTGCTCTACACCACCGCCTTTGCCGCAGGCTACCTCATTCTCACGAAGCTGGATGTGCGGCAGAAGCTGGATGAGTGGCTCTTTGGTAGTGTGAATGCGATGAGTGACAGTGATCTATGGATCGCCTTTGGCATCAGCGCCGTGGCGGTGCTGGCGCTCATCGCCCTCCAACGCCCCCTGATGATCTATCTCTTTGAGCCGAACATCGCAGCCAGTCTAGGCGTGCCAGTGCGGCTGCTGAGCTACACCCTGTTTGGCATCACGATCCTGGTGCTCATCTCCTCACTCCAGGCGGTAGGCTGCATCCTCAGCGTGGGACTGATGGTGGCACCTGCGGCGGCGGTTTACCTGCTCACGGATAATGCGCGGGCTCTTTTCTGGGGCGGTGGCCTCATCGGCGGCTTGGGCAGCGGCGCGGCTTTTTTCCTCTCGTATCCACTCGGCTGGCCAGTCAGCGCTACCATCATCGTGGTGATCGGGGCCATCTTCGTGCTGGCCTACATTTTTAGCCCGCGCTATGGCCTCCTGAGCGGCCGCGCAGGGCGGTGATGGCTGCAATTCTCACACAGCCTGTATCTGTCGCAGCAGAGCACCTGCACATGCGGCGGCGAATTCGGGTGCATTGATCTCACTGTCCATCTCCACCAGTGGGATGCCGGGCTTCAGATGCTGCTTCACTGCGTCAAACAGTGCTGCATCTGCTTCCGCATCCTCAAAGGGCTTCCCTGCTGCGCTGATGATGCTGATGGCATTTTTCGGCAGCAGCACCGTCACGGGGCCACGGTAGGCATTGGCCTTCTCCGCGAGGATGCGGCCCAATTCTGCGCACTCAGCCGCATTCGTGCGCATCAGCGTCACCTGCGGATTATGGATGTAAAACGTCCGTCCATCGAACTTGGCGGGGACGCTGCTGCGCTCACCGAAATTCACCATATCCAGGCAGCCCGGCGTGATGATGGTGGGTATCCCCGCCTTCGCCGCTGCATCTAGCCGCGTCTTCCCGGCTCCTAAGATGCCGCCCACCAGCTCATCGGCCCACTCCGTCGTCGTCACGTCCAATACACCCGCGAACATGCCACTCTCGATGAGCGACTCCATCACGCGTCCACCCATTCCCGTGGCATGAAAGACGAGGACTTCGTATCCCGCGTCCTCCAACATCTTGCGGGCGATGTTCACACATTCCGTCGTATTGCCGAACATGGACGCAGCGATCAGCGGCTTATCCGCACCTACGGGCACCTGCGTCTCCACCATGCCACAGATCGCACCCGCAGCACGGGCCAGTAGCACACGGGAAATGCGATTGATCCCACTCACATCCACGATGCTCGGGAACATCACGATGTCCTTCGTGCCCACATACGCCGCCACATTGCCCGCAGCGAGCGTGGAGACCATCACCTTCGGGAAACCCACTGGCAGCGCACGCATCCCCGCTGTGCCGATCGCGGTGCCACCGCCACCACCGAGCGAGATCACGCCCTGGATCGTGCCGCTTGCCACGAGCTGGCTTAAATAAGCCGCCGCCGCACCTGCCATCGCCGTGACGGCTTCACCGCGATCTTGCCTGGAGATGATTCCCGCCAGATCGACACCGCCCGCAGCCGCGAGTGACTCACGCGTCACATCCGGCGTGATCTGCGGTGCCGTGCCAGTGCCTGCATCGATCAAAATGACGCGATGTCCGCGTGAGCGGATGATTTCCGCCACGTAAGCGTGTTCATGTCCCTTGGTGTCGAAAGTGCCGAGTACAGCGATGGTAGCCATAGTGCGCATAGGAGCCAGCGGGAGCATTTCCGGCAAGTGGAATGACAGACCGGTAGATATGAGGACGTGATGGCTGCCGTCACCGCATCACCGACCACCCTTTTGCATGAAAACGATCACACTCGTCGCCTCGGGCGATCTCCGCCTCGCTGCCAATCAGACCTGCTGGGCTGCCCAAAAGGACATGGAGGACAAGCTGACCGCCGCACTGAAAAAAGAAGGCTCCAGCGTGAAGCGTGCGCATCCCTATGACCGGGCAAAGAAGCATGGCTTCATCGACTCGCAAAAAATGGGCATCGAGGTCTTCCGTGGCATCGACCCAGATGCACCGCTCATCGTCGCAGAGGCGGTGTGGCAGTATTCGCATCATGTGCTCGCCGGTTTGACCACGCATCGCGGCCCGATTTTGACCGTGGCAAACTGGAGCGGCCAGTGGCCCGGCTTGGTGGGACTACTGAATCTCAACGCCTCCCTCACCAAGGCTGGCGTGCGTTACTCCACGCTCTGGAGTGAGGACTTCACGGATGCATTTTTTCAAAATGGTCTGCGTGAATGGCTCACGACCGGCTCCATCACCCACGATCAGTCCCATGTGCGCGATCTCGCCCGGCTGAAGCTGCCCGCAGATGATCTGCACTGCGGACGCGACTTCGCACGCCGCTTCAGAGCCCAAAAGGCAATCCTCGGCGTCTTCGATGAAGGCTGCATGGGCATGTTCAATGCCATCGTGCCAGATCACCTGCTGCATCCCACGGGCTGCTTCAAAGAACGCCTCAGCCAATCGACGCTCTACGCCGCCATGCGTGAGGTGAGTGATGCCGATGCCGCAAACGTCTATGCCTGGCTGAAAAAGAAGGGCCTGCGCATGCATCTCGGCACCGATGAGGCCACAGAGCTCACCGAGGCGCAGATCCTGCTCCAGTGCAAAATGTACATCGCGGCCCTGCGCCTCGCGGATGACTTCGGCTGTGCGGCCATCGGCATCCAGTATCAGCAGGGGCTCAAAGATCTCACACCCGCCAGCGACCTCGTCGAAGGCATGCTCAACAATGCCGATCGCCCATCCGTGCGCAGCGCCGATGGGACGCGCATCCTCTTTGAAGGCGAGGCTCTGCCACACTTCAATGAAGTCGATGAATGCGCAGGCATCGACGGCCTGATCACCTACCGGCTCTGGCGAGAGCTGGGCTTCGCCCCAGAGAATACGCTGCACGATCTGCGCTGGGCCGCAAAATACGGGAAGGACGATGTCTGGGTGCTCCTCATCAGCGGTGCGGCACCACCCGCGCACTTCATCGGCGGCTGGAAGGGCGCATCCAGCGAACGCCAGCCTGCGATGTACTTCCACCTCGGCGGCGGCACGCTCAAAGGCATCAGCAAGCCAGGTCACATCGTCTGGAGCCGTGTCTTCATCATGAATGACAGACTGCACTGCGACATCGGTGTCGCAGAGGTGGTCAAACTACCCGAGGCAGAAACAAACCGCCGCTGGGCCGAAACCACGCCCCAGTGGCCCATCATGCACACCGTGCTCAAAGGCGTCACCCGCGACCAGATGATGGCCCGCCATCAGAGCAACCACATCCAGGTCGTTTATGCCCCGAACGAACAGCAGGCCCACCGCGCCGCCCGCATCAAAGCCGCCGCCATGGCAGGACTCGGGCTGGAAACGCACCTCTGCGGCGATGTGAA
Coding sequences:
- a CDS encoding polysaccharide lyase 6 family protein; this encodes MRLLIPLFLTASSFATESLVSDVAGFDRAAAAAKAGDVIVLKNGEWKDARLKIRASGSEESPVTVRAQTAGKALLTGDSRLQVGGRFVLVEGLHFQNPTSEEAIELRIDSDEVAQECRITQCAVVSTQPSAENGKKTHFISLYGREHRVDHCRFAGKTSEGPMMVVWLSEEHQEWGRHRIDHNHFGPREPLGRNGGETIRLGDSKTSLLNAECLVEHNLFEKCDGEAECISNKSCGNTYRRNTFLEVSGTLTLRHGNRCLVEKNAFLGNEAKGTGGVRIIGEGHVVRGNYFEKLTGDRERSPLCLMAGIPDTPLNGYAQVKDARIDDNLFIGCEHSVAFSYAGHKNATLKPLNTQVSGNYFTTAKPDDLDEHPYMYWEQKDLKKPAWVDQREPAGPTWK
- a CDS encoding metal ABC transporter permease translates to MTSIFTECLSEPIGQRALLACLMIGFANGFVSAFVVLQKSALKVGTLSHALLPGIALAVLLAGGLTAWSALAGAVFAALLVGLGSLFLSRTSRLDHDTAMGVLYTTAFAAGYLILTKLDVRQKLDEWLFGSVNAMSDSDLWIAFGISAVAVLALIALQRPLMIYLFEPNIAASLGVPVRLLSYTLFGITILVLISSLQAVGCILSVGLMVAPAAAVYLLTDNARALFWGGGLIGGLGSGAAFFLSYPLGWPVSATIIVVIGAIFVLAYIFSPRYGLLSGRAGR
- a CDS encoding Tm-1-like ATP-binding domain-containing protein, which translates into the protein MATIAVLGTFDTKGHEHAYVAEIIRSRGHRVILIDAGTGTAPQITPDVTRESLAAAGGVDLAGIISRQDRGEAVTAMAGAAAAYLSQLVASGTIQGVISLGGGGGTAIGTAGMRALPVGFPKVMVSTLAAGNVAAYVGTKDIVMFPSIVDVSGINRISRVLLARAAGAICGMVETQVPVGADKPLIAASMFGNTTECVNIARKMLEDAGYEVLVFHATGMGGRVMESLIESGMFAGVLDVTTTEWADELVGGILGAGKTRLDAAAKAGIPTIITPGCLDMVNFGERSSVPAKFDGRTFYIHNPQVTLMRTNAAECAELGRILAEKANAYRGPVTVLLPKNAISIISAAGKPFEDAEADAALFDAVKQHLKPGIPLVEMDSEINAPEFAAACAGALLRQIQAV
- a CDS encoding fucose isomerase; this translates as MKTITLVASGDLRLAANQTCWAAQKDMEDKLTAALKKEGSSVKRAHPYDRAKKHGFIDSQKMGIEVFRGIDPDAPLIVAEAVWQYSHHVLAGLTTHRGPILTVANWSGQWPGLVGLLNLNASLTKAGVRYSTLWSEDFTDAFFQNGLREWLTTGSITHDQSHVRDLARLKLPADDLHCGRDFARRFRAQKAILGVFDEGCMGMFNAIVPDHLLHPTGCFKERLSQSTLYAAMREVSDADAANVYAWLKKKGLRMHLGTDEATELTEAQILLQCKMYIAALRLADDFGCAAIGIQYQQGLKDLTPASDLVEGMLNNADRPSVRSADGTRILFEGEALPHFNEVDECAGIDGLITYRLWRELGFAPENTLHDLRWAAKYGKDDVWVLLISGAAPPAHFIGGWKGASSERQPAMYFHLGGGTLKGISKPGHIVWSRVFIMNDRLHCDIGVAEVVKLPEAETNRRWAETTPQWPIMHTVLKGVTRDQMMARHQSNHIQVVYAPNEQQAHRAARIKAAAMAGLGLETHLCGDVKLA